The following coding sequences lie in one Streptomyces sp. NBC_00510 genomic window:
- a CDS encoding HAMP domain-containing histidine kinase produces the protein MRRPRPLGTVQAKMSLGATLVVAVALVAAGVAVLLSLRANLTGQAQSQADDTARRIALDVASRGAETDRYARLRLPEGVPVQVTAEDGRLLAVSRGLERIGGTGVGAVRAVRGPAATPVPSPTPTPSAVPNRTAGSGDDHGGGEDDDGHGRGRGRGGRDDATRGGEDDDRHGGSATPPSAAGDDPVVGDIGRTVVHGTGRATLDGRTADYRFATIKATDLAGQTVLIHAGTSLAARESAVNTAAAAMLAGLPLLLLVVGGATWRVTRRALAPVEGIRREMAAITASEDLSRRVPEPAARDEVARLARTTNETLTALEAAVERQRRFVADASHELRSPIASLRTQLEVGSAHPHLLDVPGAVKDTERLQQLAGDLLLLARLDAGERPARRRVDLGELVGEEVRRRPADRVPVTIDVEPRWYVAGSRGQLARVVGNLVDNAQRHARAEVTVTVRLRDGLVVLAVGDDGDGVPPAERERIFERFVRLDDARSRDEGGAGLGLAIARDVAHRHDGALAVGTAPAGGALFELRLPAAATAD, from the coding sequence ATGAGACGCCCCCGCCCCCTCGGCACCGTCCAGGCCAAGATGTCGCTCGGCGCCACGCTCGTGGTCGCGGTCGCGCTGGTGGCCGCCGGGGTGGCCGTGCTGCTCTCGCTGCGCGCCAACCTCACGGGCCAGGCGCAGAGCCAGGCCGACGACACGGCCCGCAGGATCGCCCTCGACGTCGCCAGCCGCGGGGCGGAGACGGACCGCTACGCCCGGCTCCGGCTCCCCGAGGGCGTGCCGGTGCAGGTGACCGCCGAGGACGGGCGGCTGCTGGCGGTGAGCAGGGGCCTGGAGCGGATCGGCGGCACCGGGGTCGGCGCCGTCAGGGCCGTCCGCGGGCCCGCCGCCACACCCGTGCCCTCGCCCACGCCCACCCCTTCCGCGGTGCCGAACCGCACCGCGGGGAGCGGCGACGACCACGGCGGCGGCGAGGACGACGACGGCCACGGGCGCGGCCGGGGCCGGGGCGGCCGGGACGACGCGACGCGCGGCGGCGAGGACGACGACCGGCACGGCGGCAGCGCCACACCCCCGTCCGCCGCGGGCGACGACCCGGTGGTCGGCGACATCGGCCGGACGGTCGTGCACGGCACGGGACGGGCCACGCTGGACGGCCGGACCGCCGACTACCGGTTCGCGACGATCAAGGCCACCGACCTCGCCGGGCAGACCGTCCTCATCCACGCGGGCACCTCGCTGGCGGCCCGCGAGAGCGCCGTGAACACCGCGGCGGCGGCCATGCTGGCGGGACTGCCCCTGCTGCTGCTGGTGGTCGGCGGCGCGACCTGGCGGGTCACCCGCCGCGCGCTCGCTCCGGTGGAGGGCATCCGGCGCGAGATGGCCGCGATCACGGCCTCCGAGGACCTCTCCCGGCGTGTGCCGGAGCCGGCCGCCCGCGACGAGGTGGCCCGGCTGGCGCGCACCACCAACGAGACCCTCACCGCGCTGGAGGCCGCGGTCGAGCGGCAGCGCCGCTTCGTCGCCGACGCCTCGCACGAACTGCGCAGCCCGATCGCGTCGTTGCGCACGCAGCTGGAGGTCGGCTCGGCCCATCCGCACCTGCTCGACGTACCGGGCGCCGTCAAGGACACCGAGCGGCTGCAGCAACTGGCGGGGGACCTGCTGCTGCTCGCCCGGCTCGACGCGGGCGAACGGCCCGCGCGGCGGCGGGTCGACCTGGGCGAACTCGTCGGCGAGGAGGTCCGCAGGCGGCCCGCCGACCGGGTCCCGGTGACCATCGACGTCGAACCGCGGTGGTACGTGGCGGGCTCGCGCGGCCAGTTGGCCCGGGTCGTCGGCAACCTCGTGGACAACGCCCAGCGCCACGCGCGCGCCGAGGTGACCGTGACCGTACGCCTGCGGGACGGCCTGGTCGTCCTCGCGGTCGGCGACGACGGCGACGGCGTCCCGCCCGCCGAGCGCGAACGGATCTTCGAGCGCTTCGTCCGGCTCGACGACGCCCGCAGCCGCGACGAGGGCGGTGCGGGTCTCGGCCTGGCCATCGCCCGCGACGTCGCCCACCGACACGACGGCGCGCTCGCCGTCGGCACCGCCCCGGCGGGCGGGGCCCTCTTCGAACTCCGCCTGCCGGCAGCGGCCACCGCGGACTGA
- a CDS encoding response regulator transcription factor — protein MRVLIVEDERRLAVSLARGLTAEGFAVDVVHDGLEGLHRAGEGVHDLVVLDIMLPGMNGYRVCAALREAGNEVPILMLTAKDGEYDKAEGLDTGADDYLTKPFSYVVLVARVKALLRRRGSAGASPVLRLGTLVLDTAARRVFRNDSEVTLTAKEFAVLEQLAVRAGQVVGKSRILEHVWDFAYDGDPNIVEVYISTLRRKLGADLIQTVRGAGYRLASA, from the coding sequence ATGCGTGTGCTCATCGTGGAGGACGAGAGACGGCTCGCGGTCTCGCTGGCCAGGGGGCTGACGGCCGAGGGCTTCGCCGTGGACGTGGTCCACGACGGGCTCGAGGGGCTGCACCGGGCGGGGGAGGGCGTCCACGACCTCGTCGTGCTCGACATCATGCTGCCCGGCATGAACGGCTACCGCGTCTGCGCCGCGCTGCGCGAGGCGGGCAACGAGGTCCCCATCCTGATGCTCACGGCCAAGGACGGCGAATACGACAAGGCGGAGGGCCTCGACACGGGCGCCGACGACTACCTGACCAAGCCGTTCTCGTACGTCGTGCTGGTGGCCCGGGTCAAGGCGCTGCTGCGGCGCCGGGGTTCGGCGGGGGCCTCGCCCGTACTGCGGCTGGGCACCCTCGTGCTGGACACCGCCGCCCGCCGGGTCTTCCGCAACGACAGCGAAGTGACGCTGACCGCGAAGGAGTTCGCCGTGCTGGAGCAGCTCGCGGTGCGGGCCGGGCAGGTGGTCGGCAAGTCCCGCATCCTGGAGCACGTATGGGACTTCGCGTACGACGGCGACCCCAACATCGTCGAGGTGTACATCAGCACCCTGCGCCGCAAGCTCGGCGCGGACCTCATCCAGACGGTGCGCGGCGCCGGTTACCGGCTGGCCTCGGCATGA
- a CDS encoding PepSY domain-containing protein, producing MKRNTTVAAIAAAVLVVGGYTAYAAGGHDGGRDDARGAVSSTATPGATPGRDAGDDHGSPGITASQAAAAAVAHTPGTVTKIEPDDRHRGYWEVYVTDAAGVVHELHVDAGTGRVTEDDRHRGRTRSGDGSRTASPAPATTRPGHDDHGGDRAGSDDPPGDDHGGDRVRDDDRSGDDHGGGHGRGRGRGCDDH from the coding sequence ATGAAGCGCAACACGACCGTCGCGGCCATCGCGGCCGCGGTCCTCGTCGTCGGGGGCTACACGGCGTACGCCGCGGGCGGCCACGACGGCGGGCGCGACGACGCGCGCGGCGCGGTCTCCTCGACCGCCACGCCCGGGGCGACCCCGGGGCGCGACGCGGGCGACGACCACGGCTCCCCGGGCATCACGGCGAGTCAGGCCGCGGCCGCCGCGGTCGCGCACACGCCGGGCACCGTCACGAAGATCGAGCCGGACGACCGTCACCGCGGCTACTGGGAGGTGTACGTGACGGACGCGGCCGGGGTCGTGCACGAGCTGCACGTGGACGCGGGGACGGGCCGGGTCACCGAGGACGACCGGCACCGCGGCCGCACACGCTCCGGTGACGGATCCCGCACCGCCTCGCCCGCACCGGCGACGACGCGGCCCGGACACGACGACCACGGCGGCGACCGCGCCGGCAGCGACGACCCCCCGGGAGACGACCACGGCGGCGACCGCGTGCGGGACGACGACCGCTCCGGTGACGACCACGGCGGGGGCCACGGCCGGGGCCGCGGCCGCGGCTGCGACGACCACTGA
- a CDS encoding alpha/beta hydrolase, whose amino-acid sequence MIDRRTFGTIVGTGAVAATLAGLASGCATTGPDENKPAPPRAPGKERPGDAPAFGPLKQVEAGVLDVGYAEAGPADGPAVILLHGWPYDIHSYVAVAPLLAAKGYRVVVPYLRGHGTTRFLSRSTPRDAQQAVFALDIVALMDALGIKKAVLAGFDWGSRTADIIAALWPERVKGLVSVTGYLITNREANKQPLPPKSEWAWWYQYYFATERGRKGLERYRHDLGRLVWKFNSPTWGFDDATFDRTAAAFDNPDYVPIVIGNYRWRLGLTEGDPRYDDIEARLARGPVVTVPTITLDGAVDPFTPPGNGSSYRAKFTGKYAHRTLQGIGHNVPQEAPAAFAQAVVDVGRL is encoded by the coding sequence ATGATCGACAGGCGGACCTTCGGCACGATCGTCGGCACGGGAGCGGTCGCGGCCACACTGGCCGGGCTCGCCTCGGGGTGCGCGACGACCGGACCGGACGAGAACAAGCCGGCGCCGCCCAGGGCGCCCGGCAAGGAACGGCCCGGCGACGCCCCGGCGTTCGGCCCGCTGAAGCAGGTGGAGGCCGGGGTGCTGGACGTCGGCTACGCCGAGGCGGGACCGGCCGACGGTCCCGCCGTGATCCTGCTCCACGGCTGGCCGTACGACATCCACAGCTACGTCGCCGTCGCACCGCTGCTGGCGGCGAAGGGCTACCGGGTGGTCGTCCCCTACCTGCGCGGCCACGGGACGACCCGCTTCCTGTCCCGCTCGACCCCGCGCGACGCCCAGCAGGCGGTGTTCGCCCTGGACATCGTGGCGCTCATGGACGCGCTGGGGATCAAGAAGGCGGTCCTCGCCGGCTTCGACTGGGGGTCGCGGACCGCGGACATCATCGCGGCGCTGTGGCCGGAGCGGGTCAAGGGGCTGGTCTCGGTGACCGGCTACCTGATCACCAACCGCGAGGCGAACAAGCAGCCGCTGCCGCCGAAGTCGGAATGGGCCTGGTGGTACCAGTACTACTTCGCCACGGAGCGGGGCCGTAAGGGGCTGGAACGCTACCGGCACGACCTGGGCCGGCTCGTCTGGAAGTTCAACTCCCCGACCTGGGGCTTCGACGACGCCACGTTCGACCGCACCGCGGCGGCCTTCGACAACCCGGACTACGTCCCCATCGTCATCGGCAACTACCGCTGGCGGCTCGGCCTGACCGAGGGCGACCCGCGGTACGACGACATCGAGGCGCGGCTCGCCCGCGGGCCCGTCGTCACCGTGCCCACGATCACCCTCGACGGGGCGGTCGATCCGTTCACGCCGCCGGGCAACGGCTCTTCCTACCGGGCCAAGTTCACCGGGAAGTACGCGCACCGCACGCTGCAGGGCATCGGGCACAACGTGCCGCAGGAGGCACCCGCGGCCTTCGCCCAGGCCGTGGTGGACGTCGGGCGGCTCTGA
- a CDS encoding DUF4232 domain-containing protein produces MRTPALLLPAVLAGPLLLVTACDAAHRDDRASCAASTVPVAPAPAGGAAGAEGDGDVEITAVSARPAHCPGPAAFHVAFRVTNHADEPLTYTVTFGLTSGAGEALANVPHTVSAVPPGRTVKGEADLGAPLAPRYAAERVRIVKVRSVPADEVPAAGGACPPSGLRLTADDGDAAMGLRVVGLRLENCSSRVRRVEGYPLVQLLDEQREPVTEVEVFRGSGGVALVPGFDDPPRPVTLEPGESATAGLMWRNTVTDGTSVNALYARVRATPGAPAVTVTPELDLGTTGKLGVSAWKADPATAARS; encoded by the coding sequence ATGCGCACCCCCGCCCTCCTCCTCCCGGCCGTGCTCGCCGGTCCCCTGCTGCTGGTCACGGCCTGCGACGCCGCGCACCGGGACGACCGTGCCTCCTGCGCCGCCTCGACCGTCCCGGTCGCCCCGGCGCCCGCGGGAGGTGCCGCCGGTGCCGAGGGGGACGGCGACGTCGAGATCACCGCCGTGAGCGCACGGCCCGCCCACTGCCCCGGCCCCGCCGCGTTCCACGTCGCGTTCCGCGTCACCAACCACGCCGACGAACCCCTCACGTACACCGTCACCTTCGGACTCACCTCCGGTGCCGGGGAGGCCCTGGCGAACGTGCCGCACACCGTGTCCGCGGTCCCGCCCGGCCGCACCGTGAAGGGCGAGGCCGACCTGGGCGCACCCCTCGCGCCGCGGTACGCCGCGGAACGGGTGCGCATCGTCAAGGTCAGGAGCGTCCCGGCGGACGAGGTGCCCGCCGCGGGAGGCGCCTGCCCGCCCTCCGGCCTCCGCCTCACCGCCGACGACGGCGACGCCGCCATGGGGCTGCGCGTGGTGGGACTCCGCCTGGAGAACTGCTCCTCCCGCGTCCGGCGCGTCGAGGGCTATCCGCTGGTCCAACTCCTCGACGAGCAGCGCGAGCCCGTCACGGAGGTCGAGGTCTTCCGGGGCAGCGGGGGCGTCGCCCTCGTGCCCGGCTTCGACGACCCGCCCCGCCCGGTCACCCTGGAGCCGGGCGAGAGCGCGACCGCGGGCCTGATGTGGCGCAACACCGTCACCGACGGCACGTCCGTCAACGCGCTCTACGCGAGGGTGCGGGCGACTCCCGGCGCCCCTGCGGTGACGGTGACCCCGGAACTCGACCTCGGCACGACGGGGAAGCTCGGCGTCAGCGCCTGGAAGGCCGACCCGGCGACCGCGGCCCGGTCATGA
- a CDS encoding GntR family transcriptional regulator, which produces MDFRIDRRSGIAAYQQIVQQTKQALRLGVLMPGDRLPTAKEVAETSAVNPNTTLKAYRELEREGLVEPRPGLGTFIRRSLARPQAGADSPLRGELEAWMTRAHEAGLEREDVTALVAAVLEERYAGTTAADGTPEDGEMRMTSA; this is translated from the coding sequence GTGGACTTCCGCATCGACCGGCGGAGCGGGATCGCCGCCTACCAGCAGATCGTGCAGCAGACCAAGCAGGCCCTGCGGCTGGGCGTCCTGATGCCGGGGGACCGGCTGCCCACCGCCAAGGAGGTCGCGGAGACCAGCGCCGTCAACCCGAACACCACGCTCAAGGCCTACCGCGAGCTGGAACGCGAGGGGCTGGTCGAGCCGAGGCCCGGCCTCGGCACCTTCATCCGCCGCTCACTGGCCCGCCCCCAGGCGGGTGCCGACTCCCCGTTGCGCGGGGAGCTGGAGGCGTGGATGACCCGGGCCCACGAGGCGGGCCTGGAGCGCGAGGACGTGACCGCGCTGGTCGCGGCGGTCCTGGAGGAGCGGTACGCCGGGACCACGGCGGCCGACGGAACACCGGAGGACGGGGAAATGAGGATGACCAGTGCGTGA
- a CDS encoding ABC transporter ATP-binding protein, which produces MEAHGVGRKYRRGWALRDCSFRLPAGRICGLVGPNGAGKTTLMSIAANLLEPSEGTLTVFGAAPQSAEAGRRTAFLAQEKPLFRRFTVAETLRMGRELNPGWDQQAAEQIVRAGNVPLHAKVGTLSGGQRTRVAFALAFGKRPDLLLLDEPMSDLDPLVRHELMGTLLAEAAEHGTTVLMSSHMLSELESVCDFLLVISTGGLRIAGDVDEIRSAHVLLQGVAGDEGPGVPAELARHTVVEYRTSGRQATALIRPDGPVSGQWQSHTPQLEELLLAYLRSPEAPPLISPVAQVPGQPYGANGPRGAAA; this is translated from the coding sequence ATGGAGGCCCACGGGGTCGGCCGGAAGTACCGCCGGGGCTGGGCCCTGCGGGACTGCTCGTTCCGCCTGCCGGCCGGCCGTATCTGCGGGCTGGTGGGCCCCAACGGCGCGGGCAAGACGACGCTGATGTCGATCGCCGCCAACCTGCTGGAGCCGTCGGAGGGCACCCTCACGGTGTTCGGCGCGGCGCCCCAGTCCGCGGAGGCCGGACGCCGTACGGCGTTCCTCGCCCAGGAAAAGCCGCTGTTCCGCCGCTTCACCGTGGCCGAGACGCTGCGCATGGGCCGCGAGCTCAACCCCGGCTGGGACCAGCAGGCCGCCGAGCAGATCGTCCGCGCGGGCAACGTGCCCCTGCACGCGAAGGTCGGCACCCTCTCCGGCGGACAGCGCACCCGCGTCGCCTTCGCCCTCGCCTTCGGCAAGCGGCCCGACCTGCTGCTGCTCGACGAGCCGATGTCCGACCTCGACCCGCTGGTGCGCCACGAGCTCATGGGCACCCTGCTGGCCGAGGCCGCCGAGCACGGCACCACGGTGCTGATGTCCTCCCACATGCTCAGCGAGTTGGAGAGCGTCTGCGACTTCCTCCTGGTCATCTCCACGGGCGGTCTGCGCATCGCCGGTGACGTGGACGAGATCCGCAGCGCCCACGTGCTGCTGCAGGGCGTGGCGGGCGACGAGGGCCCGGGCGTCCCCGCGGAACTCGCCCGCCACACCGTCGTCGAGTACCGCACCAGCGGGCGCCAGGCCACCGCCCTCATCCGCCCCGACGGCCCGGTGAGCGGCCAGTGGCAGTCCCACACCCCGCAACTGGAGGAACTCCTGCTCGCCTACCTGCGCTCCCCCGAAGCGCCACCACTGATCAGTCCCGTGGCCCAGGTCCCGGGGCAGCCGTACGGCGCGAACGGCCCGCGGGGGGCGGCGGCATGA
- a CDS encoding ABC transporter → MSNLTVNPSAPSAAPVADSGVRRPRLSGMTWLIWRQHRAAYWTILAATALSVGWMLYQRAGLLDYLTAHGWPEASPDKWTEDINPHSAPLLKAAFGLGFVPILLGVFLGAPLLAGDLESGTAKLVTSQAAGPARWLAAKLGISALVVVVSTVALSFTFGRWWAPVSKENTVMDWTSGQAFDNTGPVPVALTLFTVVGGIAIGMLLRRTLLAMVVTFFFAATVQVVWAYSRLDLGNVIRLTTDSGVTPGSSPRLPTAAYEVDQSFITSSGQTLGWSTCTDAGSEQAVDACLKQKGVVGWALDYIPMSQMSGMQWLGASILFALAAAITAFVFLWGRKRVV, encoded by the coding sequence ATGAGCAACCTGACCGTGAACCCGTCCGCGCCGTCCGCGGCCCCGGTCGCCGACAGCGGCGTCCGCCGTCCCCGGCTCAGCGGCATGACCTGGCTCATCTGGCGCCAGCACCGCGCCGCCTACTGGACCATCCTGGCCGCGACGGCCCTGTCCGTGGGGTGGATGCTCTACCAGCGCGCCGGCCTGCTGGACTACCTCACCGCCCACGGCTGGCCCGAGGCGAGTCCCGACAAGTGGACGGAGGACATCAACCCGCACAGCGCCCCGCTCCTGAAGGCCGCCTTCGGCCTCGGCTTCGTCCCCATACTCCTCGGTGTCTTCCTCGGCGCCCCGCTGCTCGCCGGCGACCTGGAGAGCGGCACCGCCAAGCTCGTCACCTCCCAGGCCGCCGGCCCCGCCCGCTGGCTCGCCGCCAAGCTCGGCATCAGCGCGCTGGTGGTCGTGGTCAGCACCGTGGCCCTCTCCTTCACCTTCGGCCGGTGGTGGGCACCGGTCAGCAAGGAGAACACGGTCATGGACTGGACCTCCGGCCAGGCGTTCGACAACACCGGGCCCGTGCCCGTCGCGCTCACGCTCTTCACCGTCGTGGGCGGCATCGCGATCGGCATGCTCCTGCGCCGCACCCTGCTCGCGATGGTCGTGACCTTCTTCTTCGCGGCCACCGTCCAGGTGGTCTGGGCGTACAGCCGGCTCGACCTCGGCAACGTCATCAGGCTCACCACCGACTCGGGGGTGACCCCCGGCAGCAGCCCCCGTCTCCCCACCGCCGCCTACGAGGTCGACCAGTCGTTCATCACCTCGTCCGGGCAGACCCTCGGCTGGAGCACCTGCACGGACGCGGGGTCGGAACAGGCGGTCGACGCCTGCCTGAAGCAGAAGGGCGTCGTGGGCTGGGCGCTGGACTACATCCCCATGTCCCAGATGAGCGGCATGCAGTGGCTCGGCGCCTCGATCCTTTTCGCCCTGGCCGCCGCCATCACGGCCTTCGTCTTCCTCTGGGGCCGCAAGCGCGTCGTCTGA